In Meiothermus ruber DSM 1279, the following proteins share a genomic window:
- a CDS encoding MFS transporter — MLPFLLSWLHATNDLFGAFLTPLLPKLQAAFGVSYGAVSLLVALQSLTGSLLQPLAGLVADRYDRRVLAALGPLLMALGGGLLGFFPNLWVAGVVLALSGLGSALFHSAGAALVGQYADPARRGFWMSFFGTGGYIGLSLGPIVSLTAVNQGGLQTLAWFIPLALIPAFLLLRQAPPARLQTRPSSFRDLARVFRGHVARLWAVSTLRSIVFMSFSTTIPFWFHQRGISDAQVALTLSVYSISATVGAFLGGTLSDRLGRRNVLVGTMIFAIPLYVALLLVPPENWFYVLLLAATGALMNAGVPVAVTMAQEHEPSQMATVSGLLMGFTWGFAGLLYGVVGPIIERYGVLESLSVLGLLLVPALTLSLAVREAQPRPRAA, encoded by the coding sequence GTGCTGCCGTTTTTGCTCTCCTGGCTTCATGCCACCAACGACCTATTCGGTGCCTTTCTTACCCCTCTGCTGCCCAAACTTCAGGCCGCCTTTGGCGTGAGCTATGGGGCGGTATCGCTGCTGGTGGCCTTGCAATCCCTAACCGGGAGCCTGTTGCAACCCCTGGCTGGGCTGGTGGCCGACCGGTACGACCGCCGGGTTCTGGCCGCCTTGGGGCCTTTATTGATGGCTTTGGGGGGGGGCTTGCTGGGGTTTTTCCCCAACCTCTGGGTGGCGGGGGTGGTGCTGGCTTTGTCGGGGCTGGGCTCGGCCCTGTTCCACTCGGCGGGGGCGGCTTTGGTGGGGCAGTACGCCGATCCGGCCCGGCGGGGTTTCTGGATGAGCTTTTTTGGCACCGGGGGTTACATTGGCCTCTCGCTGGGCCCCATCGTCTCGCTCACCGCGGTTAACCAGGGGGGGCTACAGACCCTGGCCTGGTTCATCCCGTTGGCCCTGATCCCGGCTTTTTTGCTGTTGCGCCAGGCGCCGCCCGCCCGGCTACAGACCAGGCCCTCTTCCTTTCGGGACTTGGCTCGAGTTTTTCGGGGGCATGTGGCCCGCCTGTGGGCGGTTTCGACCCTGCGCAGCATCGTGTTTATGAGCTTCTCCACCACCATTCCTTTTTGGTTTCACCAGCGCGGTATCTCCGATGCCCAGGTGGCCCTCACCCTGTCGGTCTATAGTATCTCGGCCACCGTAGGGGCTTTTTTGGGAGGAACCCTCTCGGATCGGCTGGGGCGGCGCAACGTGCTGGTAGGAACCATGATCTTTGCCATTCCGCTCTACGTTGCTTTGCTGCTGGTTCCGCCGGAAAACTGGTTCTATGTGTTGCTGCTGGCTGCTACCGGTGCGCTGATGAACGCGGGTGTGCCGGTGGCGGTCACCATGGCCCAGGAGCACGAGCCAAGCCAGATGGCCACGGTCTCGGGGCTTTTGATGGGATTTACCTGGGGGTTTGCCGGGCTTTTGTACGGGGTGGTGGGGCCGATTATCGAGCGGTATGGGGTGCTCGAGAGCCTGAGTGTGCTGGGCCTGCTGCTGGTGCCGGCCCTGACCCTGTCCCTGGCAGTGCGCGAGGCGCAGCCCCGGCCTCGAGCTGCCTAA
- a CDS encoding MFS transporter, with protein MRAHTNPWYLVLSSYWFASSFKWFLILLVLLPARVAELVPEPERATRLGLLFALGAVMAFIGPPIWGYISDRVGRRMPFLAMGTIITAGALVWMAYAGSYWQLVAAYLLLQLADDMATGPYSALIPDLTARRERGVASGWLGALQVGGQVVAGATGFLLANLQWQFLLIALLNLIAAGMVLSLIREVPGLKPQRRGLWESMVAPWRSADFRWVWFTRFLVMLAQYVVQTYLQYYLADVVQTFQAFGRTLATEAFQAVALLGLLISIGAAVAAVPAGRLSDRHGRKPIIYAAGVGLAALMLPILLLPRYDVLVVLALVFGMLYGAYLAVDWALVSDVLPNPQAHATDMGIWQTSIVLPQVLAGGFGAMLDAFNRQSPGLGYTVLFLVAAVCFVLGTLLVRQIRSVR; from the coding sequence ATGCGCGCTCACACCAACCCTTGGTATTTGGTGCTCTCCTCCTATTGGTTTGCCAGCAGCTTCAAGTGGTTTCTTATTCTGCTTGTGTTGTTACCGGCGCGGGTGGCCGAGCTGGTGCCCGAACCTGAGCGGGCTACCCGCCTGGGCTTGCTGTTTGCTTTGGGGGCGGTGATGGCTTTCATCGGGCCGCCCATCTGGGGCTATATCTCCGACCGGGTGGGTCGTCGCATGCCTTTTTTGGCCATGGGCACAATTATCACTGCTGGCGCGCTGGTCTGGATGGCCTATGCGGGCAGCTACTGGCAGCTAGTAGCGGCTTACCTGTTGCTGCAACTGGCCGACGATATGGCCACCGGCCCGTACTCGGCCCTGATCCCCGACCTGACCGCCCGGCGTGAGCGGGGGGTGGCCTCGGGCTGGCTGGGCGCGCTCCAGGTAGGCGGCCAGGTGGTGGCGGGCGCAACGGGTTTCCTGCTGGCCAACCTGCAGTGGCAGTTTTTGCTGATCGCCCTGCTCAACCTGATTGCAGCCGGAATGGTTTTGAGCCTGATCCGCGAGGTGCCGGGCCTAAAGCCCCAGCGCCGGGGTTTGTGGGAAAGCATGGTGGCCCCCTGGCGCAGCGCCGATTTTCGCTGGGTCTGGTTCACGCGTTTTCTGGTCATGCTGGCCCAGTATGTGGTGCAAACCTACTTGCAGTACTACCTGGCCGATGTGGTGCAGACCTTCCAGGCCTTTGGCCGAACCCTGGCGACCGAGGCCTTTCAGGCGGTGGCCCTGCTGGGTTTGCTCATCTCCATTGGAGCCGCGGTGGCCGCAGTGCCGGCGGGGCGTTTATCCGATCGACATGGCCGCAAGCCCATTATCTATGCAGCCGGGGTGGGCCTGGCAGCGCTGATGCTGCCCATTTTGCTGCTGCCCCGTTACGATGTGCTGGTGGTGCTGGCCCTGGTGTTCGGGATGCTGTACGGGGCCTATCTGGCGGTGGACTGGGCCCTGGTCTCCGATGTGCTGCCCAACCCCCAGGCCCACGCCACCGATATGGGCATCTGGCAGACCTCCATCGTGCTGCCGCAGGTCTTGGCGGGGGGTTTTGGGGCTATGCTGGATGCCTTCAACCGCCAGAGCCCTGGGCTGGGTTACACGGTGCTGTTCTTGGTGGCGGCGGTTTGCTTTGTGCTGGGCACCCTCCTGGTTCGCCAGATCCGCTCGGTGCGCTAA
- a CDS encoding gluconeogenesis factor YvcK family protein gives MLWNKAKRLNLQTLAQGLRTNPADDRFFSSLRWLLPGMRVKRYAFLAALGLLCMFTGVVHLSWQTSFLPWFLQTTRWAGYFSIPLWISGGLWLLGGLVLFLMGLRWMNRSMLSAITDPSSVSKQVYIRRRLEAGPRIVALGGGTGLSRVLRGLKMETANITAIVAVTDDGGSTGRLRVSFGVPAVGDLVDCLAALSDAEGLPELMEYRFQRGEELKGHTFGNLMLVSLFELNNGFAKAMRQANQVLRLRGAVWPATYEAARLWAEREDGTRVQGETALREKPGRIRRVGLAPTGVAAMPEAITALQKADLIVLGPGSLYSSVIPSFLPKGIQTAIQQSPAKLVYIVNIMSERGETEDMDAYDHFRAIEQHLGRRPNVVLVNNTRIPEDLLKRYRAEGQTPVRFNPKRFEGLGVRIVAGDFLEPGFAQHDPTRLVKALINLC, from the coding sequence ATGCTCTGGAACAAGGCCAAGCGCCTCAACCTGCAAACCCTTGCCCAGGGCCTGCGCACCAATCCCGCCGACGACCGCTTTTTCAGCTCGTTGCGCTGGCTGCTGCCGGGCATGCGGGTCAAGCGGTATGCGTTTTTGGCGGCCCTGGGCCTGCTGTGCATGTTTACTGGGGTGGTTCATCTCTCCTGGCAAACCTCGTTCTTACCCTGGTTCCTGCAAACCACCCGCTGGGCCGGCTACTTTTCCATCCCGCTGTGGATCTCGGGGGGGCTTTGGCTGCTGGGCGGCCTGGTGCTGTTTTTAATGGGCTTGCGCTGGATGAACCGCAGCATGCTCTCGGCCATCACCGACCCCAGCTCGGTCTCCAAGCAGGTTTACATCCGCCGGCGGCTCGAGGCCGGCCCCCGCATCGTGGCCCTGGGCGGAGGCACCGGGCTTTCACGCGTGCTACGGGGCCTCAAGATGGAAACCGCTAACATCACCGCCATCGTAGCGGTCACCGACGACGGCGGCTCCACCGGGCGCCTGCGGGTCTCGTTTGGGGTTCCAGCGGTGGGCGACCTGGTGGACTGCCTGGCCGCCCTCTCGGATGCGGAGGGGCTACCAGAGCTGATGGAGTATCGCTTTCAGCGAGGAGAGGAGCTCAAGGGTCATACCTTTGGCAACCTGATGCTGGTCTCGCTGTTCGAGCTTAACAACGGCTTCGCCAAAGCCATGCGCCAGGCCAACCAGGTGCTGCGCCTGCGCGGCGCGGTATGGCCGGCTACCTACGAAGCGGCCCGTCTCTGGGCCGAGCGCGAGGATGGCACGCGGGTGCAGGGGGAGACCGCCCTGCGCGAAAAACCCGGCCGGATTCGCAGGGTGGGGCTAGCCCCTACTGGGGTGGCCGCCATGCCCGAGGCCATCACCGCCCTGCAAAAAGCCGATTTGATTGTGCTGGGGCCGGGCAGCCTCTACTCCAGCGTGATTCCCAGTTTTTTGCCCAAGGGCATCCAGACCGCCATTCAGCAGTCCCCGGCCAAGCTGGTCTACATCGTCAACATCATGAGCGAGCGCGGCGAGACCGAGGACATGGACGCTTACGACCATTTTCGCGCCATCGAGCAGCACCTGGGTCGCAGGCCCAACGTGGTGCTGGTCAATAACACCCGCATCCCCGAGGATCTGCTCAAGCGCTACCGGGCTGAAGGCCAGACCCCGGTACGTTTCAACCCCAAACGCTTCGAGGGGTTGGGGGTACGGATTGTGGCCGGCGATTTTTTGGAGCCCGGTTTTGCCCAGCACGACCCCACCCGCCTGGTTAAGGCCCTGATCAACCTGTGCTAG
- the rlmN gene encoding 23S rRNA (adenine(2503)-C(2))-methyltransferase RlmN: MALPQDQIPLLALPIEELPGQGYRRGQLAAWLYAKGARQWDEMTDLPKALRAEWAEQYRISEFTEVAPFPSQDGSVKYLFTLLDGQKTEAVYMPYLNRKTICISSMVGCPAGCTFCATGRMGFGRNLTAAEMLDQVLFAAYHQQHAPREIRNVVLMGMGEPLLNLENVFKALERMLHPEGLAMSPRRITLSTVGIPRGIYKMAEWGLEVRLALSLHAPDDETRQRIIPTAHRYSIAEIMEAVRHYYAKTKRRITLEYTLLKGVNDHDWQARALAQHFRGLSVHMNLIPWNPWEGAPHQGTPRAQILKFAAILEQQGIPTSVRWSRGRDVGAACGQLALKQPA, encoded by the coding sequence ATGGCTTTGCCGCAAGACCAAATCCCCTTGCTTGCCCTGCCCATCGAAGAGCTTCCGGGCCAGGGCTACCGTCGGGGCCAACTGGCCGCCTGGCTCTACGCCAAGGGGGCGCGGCAGTGGGACGAGATGACCGACCTGCCCAAGGCCTTGCGCGCCGAGTGGGCCGAGCAGTACCGCATCTCGGAGTTCACCGAGGTCGCCCCTTTCCCAAGCCAGGACGGCTCGGTCAAGTACCTGTTCACCCTGCTGGACGGCCAGAAGACCGAGGCTGTGTACATGCCCTACCTGAACCGTAAAACCATCTGCATCTCCAGCATGGTGGGCTGCCCGGCGGGCTGCACTTTTTGCGCCACCGGTCGGATGGGCTTTGGGCGCAACCTAACCGCCGCCGAGATGCTGGATCAGGTTCTGTTTGCGGCCTACCACCAGCAGCACGCGCCCCGCGAGATTCGCAACGTGGTGCTGATGGGCATGGGCGAGCCGTTGTTGAACCTGGAAAACGTATTTAAAGCCCTCGAGCGCATGCTGCACCCCGAGGGGCTGGCCATGAGCCCGCGCCGCATTACGCTTTCTACCGTGGGGATTCCCCGGGGCATCTACAAAATGGCCGAGTGGGGGCTCGAGGTGCGCCTGGCCCTATCGCTCCACGCCCCCGACGACGAAACCCGCCAGCGAATCATCCCCACCGCCCACCGCTATAGCATCGCTGAAATCATGGAAGCTGTGCGGCACTACTACGCCAAGACCAAACGCCGCATCACCCTGGAGTACACCCTGCTCAAAGGCGTCAACGACCACGACTGGCAGGCCCGGGCCCTGGCCCAGCACTTTAGGGGCCTGAGCGTCCACATGAACCTGATTCCCTGGAACCCCTGGGAGGGGGCCCCCCACCAGGGCACCCCCAGGGCGCAAATTCTGAAATTCGCCGCCATTCTGGAGCAGCAGGGCATCCCCACCTCGGTGCGCTGGAGCCGGGGACGCGACGTGGGGGCCGCCTGTGGCCAGCTCGCGCTGAAGCAACCCGCCTGA
- a CDS encoding SIS domain-containing protein, which translates to MRDLDAQETYLADRLGLAFDLRDLVGSGPIPQARYAPPYGVVGFGEGWWAAQLARDFALELTATGTQFVLEGGYDFGGAAGAGLYASVSGAEIVRLGFRENVEVEVPAHPLATYRYLRFLLLATGQQAELARIDRALLLERDRLRPEVGLSKNPAKFMAYSLLERTPMWVVPDRYPGLGQALQQTFSRIGKSLSFTPPPSALEFFVTALEARHEQGDPIAAVLIGDDERRSYAQEILESRVDTLIELPEPEAEGTLAKALCYWYRVAWASYYLALLYGVEPGDWEVLDNLRQAT; encoded by the coding sequence ATGCGCGACCTTGACGCCCAGGAAACCTACTTGGCCGACCGCTTGGGGCTGGCTTTTGATCTGCGCGACCTGGTGGGCAGTGGGCCAATCCCCCAGGCCAGGTACGCCCCACCGTACGGGGTGGTGGGGTTTGGGGAAGGCTGGTGGGCGGCACAGCTGGCGCGCGACTTTGCCCTGGAGCTTACCGCTACCGGTACGCAATTCGTGCTAGAAGGGGGCTACGACTTTGGCGGTGCGGCTGGGGCTGGGCTTTATGCATCGGTGAGCGGTGCAGAGATCGTGCGGCTGGGTTTTCGGGAGAATGTCGAGGTGGAGGTGCCGGCCCACCCCCTCGCCACCTACCGCTACCTGCGTTTTTTGCTGCTGGCCACGGGTCAGCAAGCCGAGCTGGCCCGCATCGACCGGGCTTTGCTTTTGGAGCGCGACCGCTTACGCCCCGAGGTCGGTTTGAGTAAAAATCCAGCCAAGTTTATGGCCTACTCGCTGTTGGAGCGCACCCCTATGTGGGTGGTGCCCGACCGCTATCCGGGCCTGGGCCAGGCCCTGCAGCAAACCTTTAGCCGCATCGGTAAAAGCCTCTCCTTCACCCCCCCGCCCTCGGCCCTGGAGTTCTTTGTGACGGCGCTGGAGGCCCGCCACGAGCAGGGCGATCCCATCGCCGCCGTGCTCATTGGTGATGACGAGCGCCGAAGCTACGCCCAGGAGATCCTGGAAAGCCGGGTGGACACCCTGATTGAGCTGCCCGAGCCCGAGGCCGAAGGCACCCTGGCCAAAGCCCTGTGCTACTGGTACCGGGTGGCCTGGGCCAGCTACTACCTGGCCTTGTTGTACGGGGTGGAGCCGGGCGACTGGGAGGTACTGGACAACCTGCGGCAGGCTACGTGA
- a CDS encoding glucodextranase DOMON-like domain-containing protein, with protein sequence MIPLLFSDPVGDDHGLGYAYPRAPLFAEAGFADLTGFEALRSGEKLVLRVRLHRYPNPNNAPHGFSLATIGIYIHTGPGGQEELPGAGFKTPPGQGWNWAYLLTGWKAEEHRPDGRIENVSVTKNGDWLELASNLSPGDYGYYVAVGLYDPFTPWHFRPVRPGGGAWTLDGPAEAPAAVDVLSQSQNRAYQSGVLQPVRATQNRTPWAILSAALGVLFILLAFRFPRR encoded by the coding sequence ATGATCCCGCTTCTCTTCTCCGATCCCGTAGGTGACGACCATGGGCTGGGCTACGCCTACCCCCGCGCCCCGCTGTTCGCCGAGGCCGGTTTTGCCGATCTGACCGGTTTTGAAGCCCTTCGCAGTGGAGAGAAGCTGGTGCTCCGGGTCAGACTCCACCGCTACCCCAACCCCAACAACGCCCCCCATGGCTTCTCGCTAGCCACCATTGGCATTTACATCCACACCGGGCCTGGCGGCCAAGAAGAGCTGCCCGGGGCTGGCTTCAAGACCCCGCCGGGGCAGGGGTGGAACTGGGCTTACCTGCTCACCGGCTGGAAAGCTGAAGAGCACCGCCCTGATGGCCGCATCGAGAACGTATCGGTTACAAAGAACGGGGACTGGCTCGAGCTTGCCTCCAACCTGTCCCCAGGGGACTATGGCTACTACGTGGCGGTGGGACTCTACGACCCCTTTACGCCCTGGCACTTTCGCCCGGTGCGCCCCGGTGGGGGCGCATGGACGCTGGACGGGCCAGCAGAAGCCCCAGCCGCCGTCGACGTGCTCTCTCAAAGCCAGAATCGGGCCTATCAAAGCGGTGTTTTACAGCCCGTTCGCGCCACCCAGAACCGCACCCCCTGGGCCATCCTGAGCGCGGCTTTGGGGGTGCTGTTCATCCTGCTGGCTTTCCGCTTTCCTCGACGATGA
- a CDS encoding FKBP-type peptidyl-prolyl cis-trans isomerase, with the protein MNRNVILIVVIVLALLGVGAYFLFGQRPGSQASAGSGTLCTNQPPAATGLTNEGITTLRIEDLREGSGPQAITSNTVRVQYIGRLVDGKQFDTSCQPGRTPFEFTLGTGQVIPGWDSGIVGMRVGGQRRLIIPASLAYGERSPSPDIPPNSALVFDVELLEIK; encoded by the coding sequence ATGAACCGAAACGTCATCCTCATTGTGGTTATCGTGCTGGCTTTGCTGGGGGTGGGGGCCTATTTTCTGTTTGGGCAGCGCCCGGGCAGCCAGGCCAGCGCAGGCAGCGGCACGCTCTGCACCAACCAGCCCCCGGCGGCCACCGGCCTGACCAATGAGGGCATCACCACCCTGCGCATCGAAGACCTCAGGGAGGGCAGCGGCCCCCAGGCCATCACCTCCAACACCGTGCGGGTGCAGTACATCGGGCGGCTGGTAGACGGCAAGCAGTTCGACACCTCCTGCCAGCCGGGCCGCACCCCCTTCGAGTTCACCTTAGGGACCGGTCAGGTGATCCCTGGCTGGGACTCGGGCATTGTGGGTATGCGGGTCGGCGGCCAGCGCCGGCTGATTATCCCGGCCAGCCTGGCCTATGGTGAGCGCAGCCCCAGCCCCGATATTCCCCCCAACTCGGCCCTGGTTTTCGATGTGGAGCTTTTAGAAATCAAGTAG
- the rapZ gene encoding RNase adapter RapZ, with translation MRFVVLSGQSGAGLTSARMALEDLGYFSVDNIPPQLWNDLLRTVEARGIHKVAVVLDIRARDLLNEVESVLAQLHPFIIYLEAKSDILLKRYNLSRRLHPLGMGNLLREIEEERLALAPLRDRADLVIDTSERTPRQLKEALEAALGEEEGFLLRLFSFGFKWGPPQDADLVLDVRALPNPHYDPVLKSRPGTDPEVAAYVFAEKKHEPFYRTLLTTIGLSADGARQTGRAAYTVAIGCTGGQHRSVAVAERLAQELSSRFRVELEHRDLDKAMTA, from the coding sequence ATGCGGTTTGTGGTATTGAGCGGACAAAGCGGGGCCGGCCTGACCTCGGCCCGGATGGCCCTGGAAGACCTGGGCTATTTTTCGGTAGACAACATCCCTCCGCAGCTTTGGAATGACCTGCTCAGAACCGTTGAGGCTCGAGGCATCCATAAGGTGGCGGTGGTGCTGGATATCCGGGCCCGGGATTTGCTGAACGAGGTGGAAAGCGTCCTGGCCCAGCTCCATCCCTTCATCATCTACCTGGAGGCCAAGTCCGATATCCTGCTCAAGCGCTACAACCTTTCGCGCCGCCTGCACCCGTTGGGCATGGGCAACCTGCTGCGCGAGATTGAGGAAGAACGCCTGGCCCTGGCCCCCCTGCGCGACCGGGCCGACCTGGTGATTGACACCTCCGAGCGCACCCCCCGCCAGCTCAAGGAGGCCCTCGAGGCTGCCCTGGGCGAAGAGGAAGGCTTCCTGCTGCGCCTGTTCTCCTTCGGCTTCAAATGGGGCCCACCCCAGGATGCCGATCTGGTGCTGGATGTGCGGGCGTTGCCCAACCCCCACTACGACCCGGTACTCAAGTCGCGCCCGGGCACCGACCCGGAGGTGGCCGCCTATGTGTTCGCGGAAAAGAAGCACGAACCCTTCTACCGCACCCTGCTGACCACCATCGGGCTTTCGGCAGATGGCGCCCGCCAGACCGGACGGGCCGCCTACACTGTAGCCATCGGCTGCACCGGTGGACAACACCGCAGCGTAGCCGTGGCCGAGCGCCTGGCCCAGGAACTCTCGAGCCGCTTTCGGGTGGAGCTCGAGCACCGCGACCTAGATAAAGCCATGACCGCCTGA
- a CDS encoding MFS transporter: MSPWAVLIAAMFAGTAVSLIGQAYPTLAPYIRTDLQLSLAAVGLLNTFVYIGTMLGSLPSGWLTDKLGSRTVMIVGTLAGAGLAIAIALFAKSQWMFIPFLFLVGLVVASATPAGSHAVAQSFPPERRGLVIGLRQMAVPLGGALAAAILPAVAHLASWRWASVVAAVIAILAALVTARLYRESLVPKAAPQATPPGLAAVLRERNILLAATAGVTLPTGQFVMITYLILFLKEQYGIPELTGAALLTAAQFAGAFSRVFWSWLSDRMGGQRKPLLVMMVGLAGLSALVLAWLPPGTPLLFKALIVVLYGATALGWQGLHFSLLTELSPPGWEGRVVGFGLIFTSIGIAAAPPLFGLLVDSSNNYALGWIAQAAVFGLGAFLLSNIEEKTRR, from the coding sequence ATGTCGCCCTGGGCCGTCCTCATCGCCGCCATGTTTGCCGGAACCGCCGTCTCGCTCATTGGGCAAGCCTACCCCACCCTGGCCCCCTATATCCGCACCGATCTACAGCTTTCCCTGGCCGCTGTAGGCCTGCTCAACACGTTTGTTTACATCGGCACCATGCTGGGTTCGCTGCCTTCGGGCTGGCTTACCGACAAGCTGGGCAGCCGCACGGTGATGATTGTGGGCACCCTAGCGGGCGCTGGGCTCGCCATTGCCATTGCCCTGTTTGCCAAGTCCCAATGGATGTTCATTCCGTTTTTGTTTCTGGTGGGGTTGGTGGTGGCTTCGGCCACACCCGCTGGCTCGCACGCGGTCGCCCAGTCGTTCCCGCCCGAACGGCGCGGCCTGGTAATTGGGCTACGCCAGATGGCGGTTCCCCTGGGGGGGGCGCTGGCCGCTGCCATCTTGCCAGCGGTAGCCCACCTAGCCAGTTGGCGCTGGGCCTCGGTGGTTGCAGCCGTCATCGCCATACTGGCCGCCCTGGTCACAGCCCGGCTCTACCGCGAAAGCCTGGTGCCAAAAGCCGCCCCCCAGGCCACCCCTCCAGGGCTGGCCGCGGTGTTGCGCGAGCGCAATATCCTGCTGGCGGCCACCGCCGGCGTAACCCTGCCAACCGGGCAGTTTGTGATGATTACCTACCTGATTCTGTTTCTTAAGGAGCAGTACGGGATTCCCGAGCTCACCGGCGCTGCCCTGCTCACCGCTGCCCAGTTCGCCGGCGCTTTTAGTCGGGTATTCTGGTCGTGGCTATCGGACAGGATGGGGGGCCAGCGCAAACCATTGCTGGTCATGATGGTGGGGCTGGCCGGGTTAAGTGCACTGGTGCTGGCCTGGCTTCCCCCTGGCACGCCCTTGCTGTTCAAGGCCCTCATCGTGGTGCTGTACGGAGCCACCGCACTGGGCTGGCAGGGCTTGCATTTTTCGCTTCTAACCGAGCTTTCGCCTCCCGGCTGGGAGGGGCGGGTGGTGGGGTTTGGCCTGATTTTTACCTCCATCGGCATCGCGGCTGCGCCGCCCCTGTTTGGCCTGTTGGTAGATTCCAGCAACAACTACGCCCTGGGCTGGATTGCCCAGGCCGCGGTGTTTGGGCTCGGCGCTTTTTTGCTGTCCAACATTGAGGAGAAAACCCGCCGTTAG
- a CDS encoding ABC transporter ATP-binding protein, whose translation MLEAINLHKRYHQGEVDVVAVDRFSYRFPAGLTAIVGPSGSGKTTLLNLLAGFDVPSEGEVWLDNTPFSTLSEDARSELRLKHMGFVFQQWNLIPTLTALENVAFPMMLAGISLKERTTRAAALLEAVGLAGRAKHLPSRLSGGEQQRVAIARALALNPPILFADEPTGNLDSASGARVVELLMRQAQEGRTVILVTHDLELARQAQRILRLRDGRLIEIEEAPSDLPAVPTGR comes from the coding sequence ATGCTCGAGGCCATCAACCTGCACAAACGCTACCACCAGGGCGAGGTGGACGTGGTGGCGGTGGATCGCTTCAGCTACCGTTTTCCGGCCGGCCTGACCGCCATCGTGGGGCCTTCGGGCTCGGGTAAAACCACCCTCTTGAACCTACTGGCCGGCTTCGATGTGCCCAGCGAGGGCGAGGTGTGGCTTGACAACACCCCCTTTTCCACCCTGTCCGAGGATGCCCGCTCGGAACTGCGCCTGAAGCACATGGGCTTTGTTTTTCAGCAGTGGAACCTGATTCCTACCCTGACCGCCCTGGAAAACGTGGCTTTTCCGATGATGCTGGCGGGTATAAGCCTCAAAGAGCGCACCACCAGGGCTGCCGCACTTTTAGAGGCAGTGGGGCTGGCCGGGCGAGCCAAACACCTGCCCAGCAGGCTTTCGGGGGGCGAGCAACAGCGGGTGGCAATCGCGCGGGCCCTGGCCCTCAACCCCCCCATCCTGTTTGCCGACGAACCCACCGGCAACCTGGACTCGGCCTCGGGGGCCCGGGTGGTGGAACTGCTAATGCGCCAGGCCCAGGAGGGCCGTACGGTGATCCTGGTGACGCACGACCTCGAGCTAGCCCGCCAGGCCCAGCGCATCCTGCGGCTGCGGGATGGTCGGCTGATTGAGATCGAGGAGGCCCCCTCCGATCTGCCGGCGGTGCCGACGGGCAGATGA
- a CDS encoding phage holin family protein, producing MRDFLLSLLLNTLALWLVTQLYGGLFFAHGSGLGDYLLAGLIFGLANALLKPVLLLLTLPFNILTLGLFTLVVNAVILLVVAALTPLDVRGFGGALIGAILLSVISFGLNLLIGPSDRHRAR from the coding sequence ATGCGCGATTTCCTGCTAAGCTTGCTGCTCAACACCCTGGCCCTGTGGCTCGTAACCCAGCTCTACGGCGGGCTTTTTTTCGCTCATGGAAGCGGTTTGGGCGATTATCTGCTGGCCGGGCTGATATTTGGCCTGGCCAACGCCCTGCTCAAACCGGTGTTGCTGTTGCTTACACTGCCCTTTAACATCCTGACCCTGGGTTTGTTTACCCTGGTGGTCAACGCTGTGATTCTGCTGGTTGTGGCGGCCCTAACGCCACTGGACGTGCGGGGTTTTGGCGGGGCTTTGATTGGGGCTATCTTGCTCTCGGTTATCAGCTTCGGACTCAACCTGCTCATTGGGCCTTCAGATCGGCACCGGGCAAGATAG
- a CDS encoding CBS domain-containing protein: MTSTVRQLLLAKGNKVHAISPEATVFEALERMAAHDVGALMVMKDDQLVGIFSERDYARKIILMGRISKDTRVGEVMTSDLITVTPEATVADCMNLMTDHHIRHLPVLEDGKLVGVISIGDVVKAIITQQEFMIAELESYITGSR, encoded by the coding sequence ATGACCAGCACAGTACGGCAGTTGCTTCTGGCTAAGGGCAATAAGGTGCACGCCATCTCGCCGGAAGCCACGGTGTTTGAGGCCCTCGAGCGCATGGCCGCCCACGATGTGGGGGCCCTTATGGTGATGAAAGACGACCAATTGGTGGGCATCTTCTCTGAGCGCGATTATGCTCGCAAGATCATCCTGATGGGCCGCATCTCCAAGGACACCCGGGTGGGGGAGGTTATGACCAGCGACCTCATTACCGTTACCCCCGAGGCCACCGTGGCCGACTGCATGAACCTCATGACCGACCACCACATACGCCACCTCCCGGTGCTCGAGGACGGCAAACTGGTGGGGGTGATCTCCATTGGGGACGTGGTGAAAGCCATCATAACCCAGCAGGAGTTCATGATTGCCGAGCTGGAAAGCTACATTACGGGTTCGCGCTGA